The Leptospira sp. WS39.C2 genome contains a region encoding:
- a CDS encoding NAD-dependent epimerase/dehydratase family protein: MKVLVTGGAGYIGSTLIKHLLDTFPSWQILATDIKIMSPMVVSPRFEFQILDISDRNAVIELVQEWKPNSIVHLASILNPPPGMSEEIQWKIDVQGTKNVLDGAVYAKTEQIIITSSGAAYGYHKENKEWIEETDPLRGHSAFVYSKHKREVEELLTEYKSIFPQLKQLILRPGTILGKTVNNLITDMFQKPFVMGILGHKSPFVFIWDEDVIQIITRGIAEKKDGKFNLAGDGALSLKEISQMIRKPYVPIPALLLQSVLWILRLFRLTQYGPDQIDFLRYRPVLANKQLKTVFGYTPKYNSKETFIAYLNAKGVPYDEN, translated from the coding sequence TTGAAAGTATTAGTTACAGGTGGAGCAGGATACATTGGTTCCACTCTCATCAAACACTTATTAGATACTTTTCCGAGTTGGCAGATTTTGGCAACGGATATCAAAATCATGTCTCCTATGGTTGTATCTCCTAGATTTGAATTCCAGATTTTGGACATTAGTGATCGGAATGCAGTGATTGAATTGGTTCAGGAATGGAAACCGAATTCCATTGTTCACTTAGCATCTATCCTCAATCCTCCACCAGGTATGAGTGAAGAAATACAATGGAAAATTGATGTACAGGGAACCAAAAATGTGTTAGATGGTGCTGTTTATGCAAAAACGGAACAAATCATCATCACAAGTTCTGGTGCTGCCTACGGGTATCATAAAGAAAACAAAGAATGGATTGAAGAAACTGATCCTCTTCGTGGCCATTCTGCATTTGTCTATTCTAAACACAAACGAGAAGTGGAAGAATTATTAACAGAATATAAATCCATATTTCCACAATTGAAACAACTGATTTTACGCCCCGGCACTATCCTTGGAAAAACAGTGAATAATCTAATCACTGATATGTTCCAGAAACCATTTGTGATGGGAATCCTTGGTCATAAAAGTCCCTTTGTTTTCATTTGGGATGAGGATGTGATTCAAATTATCACAAGAGGGATTGCTGAAAAAAAAGACGGGAAGTTTAATTTAGCAGGAGATGGAGCACTTAGTTTAAAAGAAATCAGTCAAATGATCCGCAAACCTTACGTACCAATCCCTGCTTTGCTTTTACAATCTGTTTTATGGATCTTGAGATTGTTTAGGCTCACCCAATATGGTCCAGACCAAATTGATTTTTTGCGGTATCGGCCAGTGTTGGCAAACAAACAATTAAAAACTGTGTTTGGTTACACTCCCAAATACAATTCCAAAGAAACATTCATCGCGTATTTAAATGCCAAAGGAGTTCCCTATGATGAAAATTAA
- a CDS encoding alpha/beta hydrolase, with protein MNTNSTIVRTINGVYPIPMEKKWEFAKKNPQWIGYVTTQKFLKTQKQNPSRKEMDVLEKATKYTLKVNEHKIQYYVWNENVNQRKTVLLVHGWNGHTGNFSRFIPSLIEEGYKVIGLDLPGHGFSSGRYSNIVLSAKIVNELTKKIGNPDFIITHSFGGAVASVAQELGVSAKKLVYISPPSKLEILINDFSQYFQLNEIEISNMRNVLENKVKRTMASIDLETIGPNLENQLLVIHDRDDLEIPYSMGELVSRSWKQGKLITTEGLGHKMILRSDLVRDEILGFFRTDLN; from the coding sequence CTATGGAAAAAAAATGGGAATTCGCAAAAAAGAATCCTCAATGGATTGGGTATGTCACAACACAAAAATTTTTAAAAACTCAAAAACAAAATCCTTCTAGGAAGGAAATGGATGTATTAGAGAAAGCCACTAAATATACACTAAAGGTGAATGAACATAAAATTCAGTACTATGTTTGGAATGAAAATGTGAACCAAAGGAAAACAGTTTTACTTGTTCATGGTTGGAATGGACACACGGGAAACTTTTCTAGGTTCATACCTTCACTAATCGAAGAAGGATATAAAGTGATTGGATTAGATTTACCAGGCCATGGTTTTTCTTCGGGTCGGTATTCCAATATTGTGTTATCTGCAAAAATCGTAAATGAACTCACTAAAAAAATTGGTAATCCTGATTTTATCATCACTCATTCTTTCGGAGGTGCTGTAGCATCCGTTGCACAGGAATTAGGTGTGAGTGCAAAAAAATTAGTATATATATCACCACCTTCCAAATTAGAAATATTGATCAATGACTTTAGTCAGTACTTCCAATTGAATGAAATAGAAATTTCCAATATGCGAAATGTATTGGAAAATAAAGTGAAACGAACTATGGCAAGTATCGACCTAGAAACAATTGGTCCAAACTTAGAGAATCAATTATTAGTCATCCATGACAGAGATGATTTAGAAATTCCTTATTCCATGGGAGAATTGGTCAGTCGGTCATGGAAACAAGGGAAACTCATCACCACAGAAGGTTTAGGACATAAAATGATTTTACGATCAGACCTTGTGCGTGATGAGATCCTGGGGTTTTTCAGGACTGATTTGAATTGA
- a CDS encoding methyl-accepting chemotaxis protein has product MLTIADLWKQGKIIINRIRFGLVLLFLLAMIGSKDEFQPKMFLVHMVGTCTMGFYCAIAYVLEKKTNPPTWFHKILIILDTLVLSMTIILDCSLSLNEAEAALANAVVYFIFFFNAIYSGFLGDRKFVLINSFLGAFLAAVALVVAVKIGGVQLSVDPDQSRQIGYVGLAGEVMKPIFILIAGYIVSLLVQLLTKISSLAEVKADEAEILLNQAKERSKVSANAAIKLESSINNFSKFVSDTSIKLESQAASLEEITAVISELSSSFESNGASIEEQNNKVQSMVADTVDLKETVDQILIQSEQLVEIAEINKKESMSVTEVADQTATHLESIQSSFDQVNEINNIVAEIGEKTNLLALNASIEAARAGDVGKGFAVVANEVSKLAEFTKNNVKRISSVVKSSKEIITNARNASKSTGELAKSQIERLNQTLVQIQNMNQLYVEQRNTLSTILSELSQIRELSNQIAGSTKEQMLGQKEASKGIIQLEMEVNEISRASKDLEEHIQMIKEEANTLASMGQN; this is encoded by the coding sequence GTGTTAACAATCGCAGATCTTTGGAAACAAGGAAAAATCATCATCAATCGAATTCGTTTCGGATTAGTATTATTATTCCTGCTTGCTATGATTGGATCCAAAGACGAATTCCAACCCAAGATGTTTCTCGTCCACATGGTTGGAACGTGTACGATGGGATTTTATTGTGCCATTGCTTACGTCTTAGAAAAAAAAACTAACCCACCTACTTGGTTTCATAAAATCCTCATTATATTGGATACTCTTGTTTTATCTATGACGATCATCTTGGACTGTTCATTAAGTTTAAATGAAGCGGAAGCAGCACTTGCAAATGCCGTTGTTTATTTTATCTTTTTTTTCAATGCTATCTATTCTGGTTTTTTGGGTGATCGTAAATTTGTTTTGATCAACTCATTTCTTGGAGCTTTTTTAGCTGCTGTTGCTTTAGTTGTGGCTGTGAAAATTGGTGGAGTCCAACTCTCCGTAGACCCAGACCAATCCCGTCAAATTGGTTATGTTGGTCTTGCTGGTGAAGTGATGAAACCTATTTTTATTTTGATTGCTGGTTACATAGTAAGTTTACTTGTCCAACTCCTAACAAAAATTAGTTCACTTGCGGAAGTCAAAGCAGACGAAGCAGAAATTTTACTCAACCAAGCAAAAGAAAGGAGTAAAGTTTCAGCCAATGCCGCGATAAAACTGGAAAGTTCTATAAATAACTTTAGTAAATTTGTTTCTGATACCTCTATTAAATTAGAATCACAAGCTGCATCCTTAGAAGAAATCACCGCCGTGATTTCAGAACTTTCTAGTTCTTTTGAGTCGAACGGAGCCTCAATTGAAGAACAAAACAACAAAGTTCAAAGTATGGTTGCCGACACAGTAGATTTAAAAGAAACGGTAGACCAAATACTAATACAAAGTGAACAACTTGTAGAAATTGCAGAGATTAATAAAAAGGAAAGTATGTCTGTTACAGAAGTGGCTGACCAAACAGCTACTCATTTGGAATCAATCCAATCTTCATTTGACCAAGTGAATGAAATTAACAACATCGTTGCTGAAATCGGTGAAAAAACAAACTTACTTGCGTTAAATGCATCAATTGAAGCAGCACGGGCTGGTGATGTCGGAAAAGGATTTGCAGTTGTTGCCAATGAGGTAAGTAAACTCGCTGAATTCACAAAAAATAACGTAAAACGAATTTCAAGTGTTGTAAAAAGTTCGAAAGAAATCATTACCAATGCAAGGAATGCTTCCAAAAGTACTGGTGAATTGGCAAAATCCCAAATTGAACGCCTGAACCAAACTTTGGTCCAAATACAAAACATGAACCAATTGTATGTAGAACAAAGGAATACTTTATCTACTATTCTTTCTGAACTTTCCCAAATCCGAGAATTATCCAACCAAATAGCTGGATCGACCAAAGAACAAATGTTAGGTCAAAAAGAAGCTTCAAAAGGGATCATCCAATTGGAGATGGAAGTAAACGAAATCAGCCGTGCTTCGAAAGACCTAGAAGAACATATCCAAATGATCAAAGAAGAAGCCAATACTTTGGCTTCGATGGGTCAAAATTGA
- a CDS encoding lyase has translation MKIKLLILGFLFTYTSLSAIQVDVKDGSGKNLDLVMVTIKAEKPQVPPRDDHGYPPERLEFYITPEVTMFTNPNGKVNISFPYAPKVNIRLRKIGYKDVNLRSYSNVSNVSFRMEKETDLNLLVGQYPSNSWVAALDFGEDKDLRKTYLEQCGFCHQQGSFFMRRAYSEGDWEEIINRMMGYGARPHGKAKKKLPALLSNAYVDLLKHPERVYPGRPWGKELYGAMIREWPMGDSFSQMHDLLFHKKTGLVYVGDNIQDRLWEIDPNTGKTVVYKVPKQPDDELGGLLPGRLRSFQKHETYVGLHSLAESPVDGNIFITPSLQKRITEFDPKTKQFKDHEFQNGLYPHTIRIDEEDRVWFTLALSNQVGMFNRKDLTFRYFDLPARTKKESFSLWISGFIVKLMNWGFPMHLLPVDERVSGMPLPYGIDVAPNGTVWFTRLHADTIGMINPKDFSFRLIDTPFQGPRRLRVDRDNHVWISVFPEGSIAKYTPEDGKFKIFPLPTAVDGVETPYSLNVDRKTNLVWVTGTSSDNLMSMDIKTETWKVYPMSRKVTFTRDIEFSPDGKAYSSNGAFPSWQIEDGQPTLMEVTQSK, from the coding sequence ATGAAAATTAAACTATTAATCTTAGGATTTTTATTCACCTATACTTCGTTATCTGCCATACAAGTAGATGTTAAAGATGGAAGCGGAAAAAACTTAGATTTAGTCATGGTGACAATCAAAGCGGAAAAACCACAAGTCCCTCCCCGAGATGACCATGGATATCCCCCAGAAAGATTAGAATTTTATATCACTCCAGAAGTTACTATGTTTACCAACCCTAATGGAAAGGTAAATATTTCCTTTCCTTATGCTCCGAAGGTGAACATTCGTTTGCGTAAAATTGGTTACAAAGATGTAAACCTTCGCTCTTATTCCAATGTTTCAAATGTATCCTTCCGGATGGAAAAGGAAACTGATCTCAATTTATTAGTAGGGCAATACCCTTCCAATAGTTGGGTTGCGGCTCTAGACTTTGGAGAAGACAAAGACTTACGAAAAACTTATTTGGAACAATGTGGATTTTGCCACCAACAAGGTAGTTTTTTTATGAGGCGTGCTTATTCGGAAGGAGATTGGGAAGAAATCATCAATCGAATGATGGGATACGGCGCAAGACCACATGGCAAAGCAAAGAAAAAACTTCCGGCTTTACTTTCGAATGCTTATGTTGATTTACTCAAACACCCTGAACGTGTTTACCCTGGCCGTCCTTGGGGCAAAGAATTATACGGTGCAATGATCCGTGAATGGCCAATGGGAGATAGTTTTTCCCAAATGCATGATTTATTATTCCATAAAAAAACTGGTCTTGTGTATGTAGGAGATAATATCCAAGATCGCCTTTGGGAAATAGATCCTAACACTGGTAAAACGGTTGTCTACAAAGTTCCAAAACAACCAGACGACGAATTGGGTGGATTATTACCAGGTAGATTACGATCTTTCCAAAAACACGAAACCTATGTTGGTTTGCATTCCCTTGCTGAATCACCTGTTGATGGGAATATTTTCATCACTCCATCTTTACAAAAACGAATCACTGAATTTGATCCGAAAACCAAACAGTTCAAAGATCATGAATTCCAAAACGGACTTTACCCTCACACCATTCGTATCGATGAAGAAGACCGAGTTTGGTTTACACTTGCCCTTTCCAATCAAGTTGGGATGTTCAATCGGAAAGATTTAACATTCCGTTACTTTGATTTACCTGCACGAACCAAAAAAGAAAGTTTTAGTTTATGGATCAGTGGTTTCATTGTGAAACTCATGAACTGGGGTTTTCCAATGCATTTGTTGCCTGTAGATGAACGTGTGAGTGGAATGCCTTTGCCTTACGGAATTGACGTTGCTCCCAATGGAACTGTTTGGTTCACAAGGTTACATGCTGACACAATTGGTATGATCAATCCAAAAGATTTTTCCTTTCGATTGATTGACACTCCTTTCCAAGGACCAAGACGACTTCGTGTAGATCGCGACAATCATGTTTGGATATCTGTCTTTCCAGAAGGTTCCATTGCTAAGTACACTCCAGAAGATGGAAAATTTAAAATTTTTCCTTTGCCGACAGCTGTGGATGGAGTGGAAACACCTTACTCATTAAACGTGGATAGAAAAACAAACCTCGTTTGGGTGACGGGAACATCTTCAGACAATCTTATGTCGATGGATATAAAAACCGAAACATGGAAAGTATATCCTATGAGTCGAAAGGTAACATTCACTAGGGATATCGAATTTTCACCAGATGGAAAAGCATATTCTTCAAATGGTGCATTCCCAAGTTGGCAAATTGAAGATGGCCAACCAACTCTTATGGAAGTCACACAAAGTAAATGA
- a CDS encoding bile acid:sodium symporter family protein: MNYNNDYQIVLGLVLALMIFGVALELRFIAFKAVLQRPMAALAGLIGQVVFLPWVTLLITLLLDLPSGIELGMLLVASSPGGNLSNIITHLAKGNTALSVSMTAVSSVFAIITLPLNFTLTANLNPVTYAMISGSGELRIDSLMIIKSMIVLLLVPLLLGMILGNYFTGFAHKITPFFKRISSLAFVVFVAFAVGGNWKIFLDNLGFVFIIVVFHNFIALCIGNLIARLFRQNETNKRAITIEVGMQNSGLALGLILTQFQAEPNMALVAAFWGIWHIISGLVLVSYWKSRPPLEGN, encoded by the coding sequence ATGAATTATAACAACGATTACCAAATTGTATTGGGTTTGGTTTTGGCTCTCATGATTTTTGGAGTTGCATTAGAACTTCGATTCATTGCATTTAAAGCTGTTTTACAAAGACCTATGGCAGCCCTCGCTGGACTTATTGGCCAAGTTGTGTTTTTGCCTTGGGTTACTTTACTCATCACACTGCTTTTGGATCTTCCTTCCGGGATTGAGTTAGGAATGTTGTTAGTGGCTTCGAGTCCAGGTGGAAACTTATCCAATATCATCACACATCTTGCGAAAGGGAACACTGCACTTTCAGTGAGTATGACAGCAGTTTCCAGTGTATTTGCCATAATCACATTACCACTTAACTTCACATTAACGGCAAATTTAAATCCAGTAACGTATGCTATGATATCTGGTTCAGGAGAACTTAGAATTGATAGTTTGATGATCATCAAAAGTATGATCGTCTTACTTTTGGTACCATTACTACTTGGTATGATTCTTGGTAATTATTTTACAGGATTTGCACACAAAATCACTCCATTTTTCAAAAGAATATCTTCCCTTGCATTTGTAGTTTTTGTTGCATTTGCCGTTGGTGGAAATTGGAAAATATTTTTAGATAATCTTGGGTTTGTTTTTATCATCGTTGTGTTTCATAATTTCATAGCACTTTGCATCGGAAATTTGATTGCTAGACTCTTTCGTCAAAATGAAACAAACAAACGTGCGATCACCATTGAGGTTGGTATGCAAAATTCTGGTCTTGCTTTAGGTCTTATACTCACACAATTCCAAGCAGAACCTAATATGGCTTTGGTGGCAGCTTTTTGGGGAATATGGCATATTATTTCAGGTTTGGTATTAGTTTCCTATTGGAAAAGCCGCCCCCCTCTCGAAGGAAACTAA
- a CDS encoding DUF3052 domain-containing protein, producing MDTKMVGYSGKSVIEKLGIKENMFLYFLNLPKDQNMEDWGKLPDQVSIVTSLRKDLDFIHYFSKQEKEFKTTFPNLIPYLKRNGMIWVSWPKKTAKIVSDMNENLIRNFALELGLVDIKVCAIDTTWSGLKLVIRKSNR from the coding sequence ATGGATACAAAGATGGTTGGGTATTCTGGAAAATCGGTGATAGAAAAATTAGGAATTAAAGAGAATATGTTCCTTTATTTTCTTAATTTGCCAAAAGATCAAAATATGGAGGATTGGGGAAAGTTGCCAGACCAAGTCTCCATCGTTACTTCACTTCGCAAGGATTTGGATTTCATCCATTATTTCTCCAAACAAGAAAAAGAATTCAAAACAACATTTCCAAATCTCATTCCTTATTTGAAACGAAATGGTATGATCTGGGTCTCTTGGCCCAAAAAAACTGCAAAAATAGTTTCTGATATGAATGAAAATCTCATTCGTAACTTTGCATTGGAACTCGGACTTGTGGATATAAAAGTTTGTGCCATTGATACAACATGGTCTGGACTTAAGTTAGTGATTCGCAAATCAAATCGTTAG